The genomic interval ATTGCTGCTCTATAAGATCCTGGTGGAGTTTTATTTCCTGATACCTGTAGCGCGTTTCTTTGGTAAAACAGCTTTATTATCAAGGTTTATTCCCGGACAGTTCTTTCATATTCCTTACATTGTAGTGGCAGGTTGGTTAGGTAAGTTTGGCTCTTACCAGTGGAAGGGACGAAAAGTTAAATAAGCATGATGGCAGACAGCAACAGCAGAACCTCATTTGGCGGTAATGCCTGGAAAAGGTTACGGCGTAATACGGGCGCTGTAGCGGGCATGTTGTTGATCGTTTTGGCAGTGATCGTTAGTATACTGGCCTATGTACTGGCGCCCGACGGCACTCCTTATGCCAACAGGATGATGCTGGAGACCAGCGGGCAAAAGCCGGGGTTCCGTATGCATGTACTGGCGCTGCAGCAGGACCGGCAGATAGGCCAGGTTGGTTTTTTCTCCCGTTTGATGAATGGCCAGCCTGATACAGTAAGCTATATCCCTGTCCGTAATTGGCATTTTTCCGGCAATGACATCATTATAGCGAGATACCTGGATGAAGAAGAAACGGTGACGGAGCGGTATAGCCTTGGACGCGTATTATTTGCAAAGGAAGTGCCTCCCGGCGGCAGGTTGAAACAATGGCAACAGGAGATTGCCGCTAACAGGATCAAAGAACGCATTTACTGGCTGGGAACAGATAAATTCGGGAGGGACATTCTGAGCCGCCTGCTGGTAGGCACAAGAGTGAGTCTGAGTGTAGGCTGTATAGCGGTGATCATTTCCCTGACCATTGGCATCCTGCTGGGAGCAGTAGCGGGTTATTTCCGGGGAGTGACGGATGATGTGGTGATGTGGCTGGTGAATGTGATCTGGTCTGTACCTACCTTGCTGCTGGTATTTGCCATTACGTTAGCGCTGGGCAAGGGTTTCTGGCAGGTATTCATAGCTGTGGGACTGACCATGTGGGTGAATGTGGCCAGGATCATCCGGGGGCAGGTGCTGGCATTGCGGGAACTGCCTTTTATAGAAGCTACGCGGGCCCTGGGCTTTGGTCATACGCGCACGATAGTAAAACATATACTGCCCAACATCCTTGGCCCGGTAATGGTGGTAGCCGCAGGTAACTTTGCCACCGCTATAGTTGTAGAAGCCGGCCTCAGTTTCCTGGGGGTGGGGGTGCAACCACCGCAGCCTTCCTGGGGCCTGATGATCAAGGAGAACTATAACTTTATTATCACCCACAATCCTATGTTAGCGTTAATTCCGGGTCTGGCCATTATGGTGATGGTATTGGCCTTTAACCTGTTAGGGAACGGGCTGCGGGACGCCATGGACGTGCGGCAGTAAACACTTGGATCGCATTAAAAAAACGACTAATTTTACCCTTATCCATAATTCTTTACTATGCCTTTGAAATCATATCTTTTTACAGCCTTAGCCCTTTTCGCCATCACATTTTCCGCCTGCAAGAAAAAAGGAGCCATTGAGCCTAAACCTGAAGAGGAAGGCCTGAAGGTAGCCCTGGAAAATGTTGCAGAAGGACAATATACCGCCGCTCCTGGAAGCAGTTATACTTTCCAGGTGAAGATCAATTCTGTTATGCCTGCAGCAGGTGTAAACATAAAGGTAGATGCTATTACTGATCCTGGTGGTATTGTTTTCCCCCAGAATCCTGTTGCACCCTCCAAAGACAGTGTTATTAATATTACCCTGGTGGGGCTGGAAAGGCTCCGTACGGTAAAGGTGACGGTTACCATTACTTCAGCCGGTAACGAGAATAATAAGATTACGAAGACATTCTGGATTACGAATAAATCGGACGGATGAGGCTAAAATAGTATCACTTCAGATGCTGCCCGTTCATATAATTTCAAGCCAGATCCTTACTGATAAAGGATCTGGCTTTTTTTATGGACTTCATCCTCCTCAATTCTTATTTCTCCATAGCTTTGCACCTGCAGAATAAGCAGCCAAACTATGCGTATAGGAGTGAATGCCTCCTGTGTATTGCAGGATACGCCTGCGGATACAGGTAACATCATCAGGGATCTACTGTCAGGATTATGCCAGTCACACCCGGAGCACCATTTCGTTTTCTTCTTTGATCAGACACCGCCGGCAACCTTACAATGGCCGGAGAATGTAAGAACAGTGGTAGTACCTGCTACGGGCTTCCGTAACTGGCAGCAGTACCTGTGGCTGGAATGGAAACTGGTGAGCGCCATTAAGAAGCAGCAGCTGGATCTTTTTCTGGGTATGGACGGGCAAATACCTTTACGCAGCAAGGTGCCTGCTCACCTGGTGATTGGTGATGCGGGCTTTTTGCATGGCCTGGCTGGCATCCCGGTTTCGAGGCAGCGCCTGCTGAAAAAGAATCTGACCAGGTATATCGCTCAGGCAAAAAAAGTGATTGTGTTGTCGCATACCCTGGAGCAGGACATATTACAGTATGCACCTGATGCAGCCGCAAAACTCCAGGTGTTGCTGCCGGCTGTTGACAATAGTTATAAACCCTTGCAATGGGAGGACAGGGAGGAAGTGAAAAGCACCTATGCCGGCAGTGTCGAGTATTTCGTGGCCGTAGGCAACATCCACCCGAAAAATAACCTGATGCCGCTGCTCAAGGCATTCTCCGCTTTAAAGCGCAGGTTGCACTCCAATATGAAATTGTTGCTGGTAGGCTCAGAGACGCCTGCCGGTGCAGAAATTACGGGCTCTTTACCCTCCTATAAATACAGGAATGACGTGGTGCTGATACCAGATGCCGATCAGGCCACACTGGCGGGGATAGTAGCAGGAGCTTATGCGCTGCTGTATACAACCCGTTTTGCAGGCGTTGCCATGCCGGTATATGCAGCCATGCAGTGCGATGTACCGGTTATTGCCCTGGAGGGCGCTGCAGCAAGGGAAGCGGGGGGAGATGCGGTATTGTATGCTGATCCGGAGAGCCTGGAGGACCTGGCAGATAAAATGTGTCTGTTGTATAAAGATGAGGAACTGAGAAGCCGGCTGCTGGGTAAGATAAGGAAAGCGGGCCCGGGCGGGGCATTTGACACACTGATTATAGATTAGCCAATTAATACTAAATTTGCGGTTCTTAAAATTTGGGAACAAACAATATCATGGGAAAGACATCTACCATACAAATTCAGGTGGGACTGGACAATGACAGGATACCTGAAAAGATAGAATGGAGGGCAACTGACAGCTCTGAAGCAGACCGTTTCCAGCAGGCAAAGGCCATGCTGATCGCCTTTTGGGATGGTGGTGACAAAACCGCCCTGCGCATAGACTTATGGACGAAACAAATGATGGTGGATGAAATGGCCGATTTCTTTTTCCAGACATTAATGACCATGGCTGATACTTATCAGCGTGCTACGCCATATAAGGACCAGGCGGATGATCTCCGTGCTTTTGCCAAGGATTTCTACAAGAAATTCGAAGAAAAGCAGAAACAGGAACAATAGGCCATAACCTTAAAACATCCACATATGTCATTAGAATTAAATGTTAACGCCGCAATCAAGGCTGCAATGCTGGCAAAGAATGAAGCCGAACTGCGTGCCCTGCGCGCAATCAAGGCTGCAGTATTGCTGGCCAAGACAGCAGAAGGTGGTGGAGCAGAACTGACCGGCGACGATGAGATAAAACTCCTCCAGAAGCTGGCAAAACAAAGGAAAGACTCCCTGGAGATATTCCGTCAGCAGAACCGTGAAGACCTCGCTGTAAAAGAAGAAGAGGAACTGGTGGTGATCGAAAAATACCTGCCGAAACAGATGGATGAGGCAGAATTGAGAGCTGCTATAACTGAAATCATTGCTGCAACAGGCGCCAGCTCACCTGCCGATATGGGTAAGGTAATGGGTGTAGCCACCAAACAACTGGCCGGCAAGGCCGATGGTAAGGCTATTTCCGGACTGGTAAAAGAGCTGTTGGCTAAATAATCTGATACCGGATGACTGACCAGATCCTGCATCTGCCGGCTATCCGGTATTTCCCTTTTATCCTATTGAAATCATGGGCATAGATATAGTTTTCGCCATCCTGATGGTATTAGCCATATATAAAGGATATAGCCGGGGGCTTATCGTAGCCGTTTTTTCCTTTATTGCAGTCACCCTTGGACTCGCCGCCGCGTTGAAACTATCCACAGTGACTGCCCTGTACGCACAGGAGCATTGGGGCATCCATACCCGTTGGTTACCGGTATTAAGCTTTATTGCACTTTTTGTAGGAGTGGTATTTGCCGTCAGGTTCGGGGCTACCCTTATCCAGAAGATGGTGGAAGCAGCAATGTTGGGCTGGTTAAACAAATTAGGTGGAATTATATTATATAGTGCTATCTTTATCATTGTATACAGCATCCTTTTATGGATCGCCAATCAACTGTACTGGTTAAGTCCGGAGCTCAAGATGCAGTCGGTAGTCTATCCCTACATAGAACCTCTGGGGCCGGCAGTTATGAATTTGTGGGGCAAAATTGTTCCTGTCTTTAAAAATATGTTTGAAAATCTACAGTCATTTTTTGACAACGCAGCGAAAGAAATACAATCTACTTAGCTCGCTTCAAAGATTATTTGAATTAATAAAAAGAATTATTTTAGCGCAAAATTGACTTTCAAGCTTTGGCAATGGTTTACGAAATTAAAACACAGGGAAAGTTTAAATTTATTGAGGAAGGTGAGGGGGAGCCATTAGTACTGTTGCATGGGCTATTCGGTGCGATGAGCAACTTCGGTGGTTTGATAGATTATTTCCGCCACTATAACAAAGTGGTGGTTCCACTTTTACCTCTGTTTGATCTGAATATACTGGATACGTCTGTGGCAGGGCTGGCAAAATACGTGCACAGGTTTATCGAAGCAATGGGATACACCAATGTGCACCTGCTGGGTAACTCCCTGGGAGGACACGTGGGACTTGTATACCTGCTGAAGCATCCCGAAGCACCTGTTAAATCATTGATACTCACAGGTAGTTCAGGCTTGTTTGAAAATGGAATGGGGGAAACCTATCCTAAGCGTGGCGATTACGAATACATCCGTAAGAAAACAGAACTGACCTTCTACGATCCGGCAATGGCTACCAAAGAGCTGGTAGATGAAGTGTTTGATATTACCACTAACCGCCTTAAGGTGATCAAGATCATCACCCTGGCGAAATCTGCAATCCGGCACAACCTGGGTGAAGAACTGCGTGATATCAAGATACCTACTCTCCTTGTATGGGGACTGAACGATACTGTTACGCCACCAATGGTTGGCGAAGAGTTCAAAAAGCTCATACCAAATTCAGAACTGCATTTCATCGACAAATGCGGCCATGCACCAATGATGGAGCGGCCGGAAGAGTTCAACAAGATCCTGCATCCGTTTCTTGATAAATTGAAAAAACAGTAACAGCGCAGAAGAACGATAATACTAAACCTTGGCGAATAAAGATTTTAGAGAGGCTGTTTCTGCAATGGAGACAGCCTCTTTCTATTGAAAGAAAAAAGATTCCCGGTCTCTCATGTAACAAACCCGAACAAACCGGCGTTTCGTATATATAAACAGTGTACCCGCTTATCACAAATCTTTCGCGTAAAGGTACTGTTCGCGATTCTTTTCTTATTATTGTATCATAATAGCGTAATACACAATGCTGGCAAGAGATCTGATATCAACGGTTGTTCCTATTCTGCATCCACTGGATCCGGGATCTAGGGCACTGCGCCTGATGAATGAATATCATCTTACGCAACTGCCGCTGGTATTGGAAAACAAATACCTGGCGCTGGTTGAGGAAGATGATATACTTGACCTGGAAGATCAGGAAATAGCGCTGGAGAATATGGAATACAACGGCCCTAAACCGGCTATTGCAGAGAATGCGCATTTCTTTGACGCAATACGTCTCTTCCATGAAATGAAACTTGCCGTATTGCCGGTGATCAGCCAGGAAAAAGAATATATCGGTGTTGTTACGAAAGACAGCCTGCTGTCCGCTCTTGCGCAATACAACGGTGTAAAGGAACATGGAGGTATATTGGTGCTGGATCTTGATCCGCGTGACTATAGCCTCAGTGAAATAGCCCGTATCGCAGAATCAAATGACGTAACACTGCTGAGCGTAAATACAATGACCAACCCTGTGTCCGGCAGATTTGAAGTGCTGCTGAAGACGAACAGACAGGAATTGCAGGGATTGGTGGCTACTTTTGAACGTTTCAATTATATTATTAAATATACTATTACTGAAGAGCAGGAGGAAGATCTGCTGAAAAAGAATTACGACCTGTTGATGAATTATATCAGTATGTAATAATTGACCAGGTTAGATGAGAAAGCGAAACACATAGCATGTGTTTCGCTTTTTTATTGGTATATATAGACGTCGGCATTTCCTTGTAAATATCCATTGGTATGGAACGCACATAAATTGCCCGGATATGCATTTGAAATATCCCGGGTTGTATTCGACGTCCCCGGGTTGCACCCCGCGCTACAAACACGGGGACTCCTGACGGAGTCCTATTGTGTTATGTTAATGGCGTTTTTTATAAACACGCGTATGGGCGCTAATGATAATCGTCCCGATTTTGTGCTGTCATATATTACCTTTACATTAACTCCCTGTAACCGACAACTGTTTCTGCTGTTCTCAATGAAGCTTATCCGATATTGTTTAATATTTGCCGTCATTACGCTTAGCACAACGCTCTCCTGTATAGGGCAGGAGCCGGTGACGGTCACTAAATCGCTCGACAGCGCTTACCTGGTGATCCGCCAGGTGACGGTGCAGGGAAATAAGAGAACCCGTACAAATGTGATCCTGCGCGAATTCGGGCTGGTGCCGGGAGATACGATCCGCCTCAGGAATTTGTCCACAGAGCTGGAGTTCAGACGGAAACAGCTGATCAATACCTCACTTTTTCTGAGTGTAAGTGTAAATGTGATGAACTGGCAGGCTGATTATGCGGATATTATGATCACTGTCTCGGAACGATGGTATACGTTTCCAATTCCTATTTTCAGGCTGGCAGACAGGAATTTCAACCAGTGGTGGGTAGAACAGCGGCGTAGCCTGAACAGGGTGAACCTGGGCGTCCGCCTGTTCCAGGACAACCTGACCGGCCGCAACGACGAGGTCAGGGCGGAATTCCAGCTGGGGTACACCCAGCGGGTGGCCCTGAACTATGATCTGCCCTATATTGACAAGGCTTTCAGGCATGGCGTAGGGCTGGTATTCTCCTATAGCCGTAATCGTGAAATCAATGATAGTACGACGGAGAATAAACAGCACTTTTTCCGGCAGGATAAATTTCTGAGGCAGGTATATACCGCCGGTTTTAGCTACAGTTACCGGAAGGCGATCAATACCCGGCACCAGGTGTTCCTGACCTTCAATGCAGAAAAAGTAGGCGATTCCGTTGCGATCCTGAATCCGGCTTACCTCGGGAGCGGACGTACGCGGGTAAGATACCTCAACCTGATGTACAGATTGAGCTATACAAAGGCCGACAGCTGGACCTATCCATTGAAAGGAGTGTTGTTGCAGGCAGAAGCCGAAAAAATGGGCATAGGGCCGCTGGATGATCTAGACCATGTGAGATTGCGGTTGAGGATAGCGCGTTACTGGCATCTTTTCTACAAAACATACGGCTCGCTGGGCCTGCGTACACAGGCTAAACTGCCTGTCGATCAGCCCTACCTGGACCAGAAAGCAATGGGATACCAGGAAGATTATCTCCGGGGGCTGGAATATTTTG from Chitinophaga filiformis carries:
- a CDS encoding BamA/TamA family outer membrane protein, translating into MKLIRYCLIFAVITLSTTLSCIGQEPVTVTKSLDSAYLVIRQVTVQGNKRTRTNVILREFGLVPGDTIRLRNLSTELEFRRKQLINTSLFLSVSVNVMNWQADYADIMITVSERWYTFPIPIFRLADRNFNQWWVEQRRSLNRVNLGVRLFQDNLTGRNDEVRAEFQLGYTQRVALNYDLPYIDKAFRHGVGLVFSYSRNREINDSTTENKQHFFRQDKFLRQVYTAGFSYSYRKAINTRHQVFLTFNAEKVGDSVAILNPAYLGSGRTRVRYLNLMYRLSYTKADSWTYPLKGVLLQAEAEKMGIGPLDDLDHVRLRLRIARYWHLFYKTYGSLGLRTQAKLPVDQPYLDQKAMGYQEDYLRGLEYFVVDGTSFFIVRSAMKREVMNFKVHLPLAPAKFSSVPFRVMLKVYSDAGYSYSRQYGHGMLNNRFLYTGGVGMDIVSFYDSCLRVEYSINQLGQKGLFLHTKLDM
- a CDS encoding CvpA family protein, with the translated sequence MGIDIVFAILMVLAIYKGYSRGLIVAVFSFIAVTLGLAAALKLSTVTALYAQEHWGIHTRWLPVLSFIALFVGVVFAVRFGATLIQKMVEAAMLGWLNKLGGIILYSAIFIIVYSILLWIANQLYWLSPELKMQSVVYPYIEPLGPAVMNLWGKIVPVFKNMFENLQSFFDNAAKEIQST
- a CDS encoding alpha/beta fold hydrolase translates to MVYEIKTQGKFKFIEEGEGEPLVLLHGLFGAMSNFGGLIDYFRHYNKVVVPLLPLFDLNILDTSVAGLAKYVHRFIEAMGYTNVHLLGNSLGGHVGLVYLLKHPEAPVKSLILTGSSGLFENGMGETYPKRGDYEYIRKKTELTFYDPAMATKELVDEVFDITTNRLKVIKIITLAKSAIRHNLGEELRDIKIPTLLVWGLNDTVTPPMVGEEFKKLIPNSELHFIDKCGHAPMMERPEEFNKILHPFLDKLKKQ
- a CDS encoding glycosyltransferase; translated protein: MRIGVNASCVLQDTPADTGNIIRDLLSGLCQSHPEHHFVFFFDQTPPATLQWPENVRTVVVPATGFRNWQQYLWLEWKLVSAIKKQQLDLFLGMDGQIPLRSKVPAHLVIGDAGFLHGLAGIPVSRQRLLKKNLTRYIAQAKKVIVLSHTLEQDILQYAPDAAAKLQVLLPAVDNSYKPLQWEDREEVKSTYAGSVEYFVAVGNIHPKNNLMPLLKAFSALKRRLHSNMKLLLVGSETPAGAEITGSLPSYKYRNDVVLIPDADQATLAGIVAGAYALLYTTRFAGVAMPVYAAMQCDVPVIALEGAAAREAGGDAVLYADPESLEDLADKMCLLYKDEELRSRLLGKIRKAGPGGAFDTLIID
- a CDS encoding ABC transporter permease produces the protein MMADSNSRTSFGGNAWKRLRRNTGAVAGMLLIVLAVIVSILAYVLAPDGTPYANRMMLETSGQKPGFRMHVLALQQDRQIGQVGFFSRLMNGQPDTVSYIPVRNWHFSGNDIIIARYLDEEETVTERYSLGRVLFAKEVPPGGRLKQWQQEIAANRIKERIYWLGTDKFGRDILSRLLVGTRVSLSVGCIAVIISLTIGILLGAVAGYFRGVTDDVVMWLVNVIWSVPTLLLVFAITLALGKGFWQVFIAVGLTMWVNVARIIRGQVLALRELPFIEATRALGFGHTRTIVKHILPNILGPVMVVAAGNFATAIVVEAGLSFLGVGVQPPQPSWGLMIKENYNFIITHNPMLALIPGLAIMVMVLAFNLLGNGLRDAMDVRQ
- the gldC gene encoding gliding motility protein GldC, with product MGKTSTIQIQVGLDNDRIPEKIEWRATDSSEADRFQQAKAMLIAFWDGGDKTALRIDLWTKQMMVDEMADFFFQTLMTMADTYQRATPYKDQADDLRAFAKDFYKKFEEKQKQEQ
- a CDS encoding CBS domain-containing protein; protein product: MLARDLISTVVPILHPLDPGSRALRLMNEYHLTQLPLVLENKYLALVEEDDILDLEDQEIALENMEYNGPKPAIAENAHFFDAIRLFHEMKLAVLPVISQEKEYIGVVTKDSLLSALAQYNGVKEHGGILVLDLDPRDYSLSEIARIAESNDVTLLSVNTMTNPVSGRFEVLLKTNRQELQGLVATFERFNYIIKYTITEEQEEDLLKKNYDLLMNYISM
- a CDS encoding GatB/YqeY domain-containing protein is translated as MSLELNVNAAIKAAMLAKNEAELRALRAIKAAVLLAKTAEGGGAELTGDDEIKLLQKLAKQRKDSLEIFRQQNREDLAVKEEEELVVIEKYLPKQMDEAELRAAITEIIAATGASSPADMGKVMGVATKQLAGKADGKAISGLVKELLAK